In the genome of Triticum urartu cultivar G1812 chromosome 5, Tu2.1, whole genome shotgun sequence, one region contains:
- the LOC125508112 gene encoding uncharacterized protein LOC125508112 has protein sequence MPMLIPDDVRAKAEIYTGDAAGQEKTRLMLAETELPSGLLPLKDIIECGYVEETGFVWLKQKKRVDHYFAKAGRHVSYATEVSAIAEKGRLKKISGVKAKEMLIWVNLHEICVDDPPTGKLHCKAIGGLSRSFPVEAFEATDALPVPVTGRLKKKTEKESADQKDEKKKEEEAEKPKGAAVAPAPAAVDEIGQKMKEMNTEAPVQAEAVAAKN, from the coding sequence ATGCCGATGCTCATCCCCGACGACGTTCGCGCCAAGGCGGAGATCTACACCGGCGACGCGGCGGGGCAGGAGAAGACGCGGCTGATGCTGGCGGAGACGGAGCTCCCCAGCGGCCTCCTGCCGCTCAAGGACATCATCGAGTGCGGGTACGTGGAGGAGACTGGCTTCGTGTGGCTCAAGCAGAAGAAGCGGGTGGACCACTACTTCGCCAAGGCCGGCCGCCATGTCTCCTACGCCACCGAGGTCTCCGCCATCGCCGAGAAGGGCCGCCTGAAGAAGATCTCCGGCGTCAAGGCCAAGGAGATGCTCATCTGGGTCAACCTCCACGAGATCTGCGTCGACGACCCGCCCACCGGCAAGCTCCACTGCAAGGCCATCGGCGGCCTCTCCCGCAGCTTCCCCGTGGAGGCATTCGAGGCCACCGACGCCCTGCCCGTGCCCGTCACCGGACGTCTCAAGAAGAAGACAGAGAAGGAGAGCGCCGACCAGAAAGacgagaagaagaaggaggaggaggcagagaaGCCCAAGGGGGCCGCCGTCGCCCCTGCCCCCGCCGCCGTCGACGAGATCGGTCAGAAAATGAAGGAGATGAACACGGAGGCACCGGTGCAGGCGGAGGCGGTAGCAGCCAAGAACTGA